The Chroogloeocystis siderophila 5.2 s.c.1 genome includes a region encoding these proteins:
- a CDS encoding polysialyltransferase family glycosyltransferase, producing the protein MSDPKTIKRLIGCFGTIQLITALSVLKAREKEQHELNLKYEDYLIVTPLFAPQGQNEEFAAFITKMAKSIHSWENIVYLSLNQTKSITEQIQRYGLLEVAPFFHELVGIDEVDEIYLARTWNLENTILMNVYKSAEKICYGDGIGIYFSHAAFLPDNPKIDSLKSLYNHIKKQIKDLLPRKEVFQKQEFDIGYFSLPYAFGEVPPMETVVLDRRIYLKTFQTLRKSLDKLVDFNYIKNLQAKICTESVSIILTSNFSEASRIPLEKEIIAYREFLESQKILPNSVLLIKPHPRDSKQKIAQLKSVLSDLYVDIIPLVEDFLFYLPFEVLFMELFLRSDLTKLQNPRIFTFSSASLTLEFLFNVECTIGFGSEIVNKYFYSEHIAGRLKHELDLLSTVGKVRNLIAA; encoded by the coding sequence ATGTCAGATCCTAAAACAATCAAGCGGCTGATTGGCTGCTTTGGTACGATTCAATTGATTACAGCATTATCAGTTCTTAAGGCTAGAGAAAAAGAACAACACGAACTCAATCTCAAATATGAAGACTACTTGATCGTCACTCCTTTATTTGCTCCCCAAGGACAAAATGAAGAATTTGCTGCTTTTATTACGAAAATGGCTAAATCAATTCATTCTTGGGAGAACATCGTATATCTTTCTTTAAATCAAACAAAATCGATTACAGAACAAATTCAAAGATATGGTTTACTTGAGGTAGCTCCATTTTTTCATGAATTGGTAGGTATTGATGAAGTAGATGAAATTTATTTGGCACGCACATGGAATTTAGAAAATACAATTTTGATGAATGTTTACAAATCAGCCGAGAAAATTTGTTATGGTGATGGTATTGGAATTTACTTTTCTCATGCAGCTTTCTTACCAGATAATCCCAAAATTGATAGTTTGAAAAGTCTATACAACCACATAAAGAAGCAAATAAAGGATTTATTACCACGCAAAGAAGTTTTCCAAAAACAGGAATTTGATATTGGTTATTTCTCACTACCTTATGCCTTCGGCGAGGTTCCTCCTATGGAAACTGTTGTTTTAGATAGAAGAATATATTTAAAAACTTTTCAAACCCTAAGGAAATCTTTAGACAAATTAGTAGATTTTAATTATATTAAAAATCTTCAAGCAAAAATATGTACTGAATCAGTATCTATTATCCTAACTTCTAATTTTTCTGAAGCAAGTCGCATACCTTTAGAAAAAGAAATCATTGCTTATCGAGAGTTTTTAGAATCACAAAAAATTCTGCCAAATTCAGTTTTATTGATTAAGCCTCACCCGAGAGACTCAAAACAAAAGATTGCACAACTTAAGTCTGTTTTGAGCGATCTTTATGTAGATATCATTCCGTTAGTTGAGGACTTCTTATTCTATCTTCCTTTTGAAGTTTTATTCATGGAGCTTTTTCTTAGGTCAGATTTGACAAAGTTGCAGAATCCAAGAATATTTACTTTTAGTTCAGCAAGTTTAACTTTAGAATTTTTGTTTAATGTTGAATGTACAATTGGCTTTGGTAGTGAGATAGTTAACAAATATTTTTATAGCGAGCATATTGCTGGTAGACTTAAACACGAATTAGATCTCTTATCTACAGTTGGAAAAGTTAGGAATTTAATTGCTGCATAA
- a CDS encoding KdsC family phosphatase — protein sequence MTNLSEDLRSRLSQVKLLALDVDGVLTDGGLYYTESGEVFRKFNIKDGQGIKLLQQAGIEVAIITAKSSLSTLNRAKDLKIPHIFLGVKNKLSVLNNLCKELGFAFSQVAYVGDDVNDLDVMQVVGCPMTVADAMKANQACALYITQLPGGQGAVREICEMLIANALVS from the coding sequence ATGACTAATCTTTCTGAAGACTTGCGATCGCGCTTATCGCAAGTCAAACTTTTAGCACTTGATGTCGATGGCGTACTCACTGATGGTGGTCTTTACTACACAGAATCGGGAGAAGTTTTCCGCAAATTTAATATCAAGGATGGTCAAGGAATCAAGCTTTTGCAACAGGCTGGTATCGAGGTTGCAATCATTACTGCCAAATCTTCTCTATCAACGCTTAATCGTGCTAAAGACTTGAAAATTCCTCATATATTTTTGGGTGTAAAAAATAAGTTATCTGTATTAAACAACCTCTGTAAAGAGCTTGGTTTTGCCTTCTCCCAAGTCGCTTATGTTGGAGACGATGTTAATGATTTAGATGTCATGCAAGTAGTAGGTTGTCCGATGACTGTCGCTGATGCTATGAAAGCAAACCAGGCTTGTGCGCTGTACATTACACAATTGCCTGGAGGACAAGGAGCAGTTCGTGAAATCTGCGAGATGTTAATTGCTAACGCACTTGTCTCATAG
- the kdsA gene encoding 3-deoxy-8-phosphooctulonate synthase, whose product MIQTSITNSLTIGDGYPLALIGGPCVIESEEFTLKMATEIAKVCDRLGISFIFKSSFDKANRTSVDSFRGQNLEAGLKILQRVKTEVGVPVLTDIHESYQAAIAAEVVDVLQIPAFLCRQTDLLVAAAATGKTVNVKKGQFLAPWDMKHVVRKLESAGTQRILLTERGTSFGYNTLVVDFRSLPQMREFGYPIVFDATHSVQMPGGQGNKSGGQRQFVPYLARAATAIGIDALFMEIHENPDTAPSDGPNMIPLAHLETVLKQVLSIRNGLEVAPTVCFS is encoded by the coding sequence ATGATTCAAACTTCAATCACAAACTCTCTTACCATTGGTGATGGTTATCCTCTAGCTTTGATCGGCGGACCTTGCGTCATCGAATCTGAGGAGTTTACTTTAAAGATGGCAACAGAAATTGCCAAAGTGTGCGATCGCTTAGGAATTTCCTTCATTTTTAAATCTTCCTTTGACAAAGCCAATCGCACCTCAGTCGATTCGTTTCGCGGACAAAATTTAGAAGCTGGACTAAAGATTCTACAGCGCGTCAAAACTGAAGTCGGAGTCCCTGTACTAACAGACATTCACGAGAGTTATCAAGCGGCGATCGCAGCGGAAGTTGTTGATGTCTTACAAATACCAGCATTTTTGTGTCGCCAAACCGATTTATTAGTCGCAGCCGCCGCGACAGGTAAAACTGTCAATGTCAAAAAAGGACAATTTCTGGCTCCTTGGGATATGAAGCACGTTGTTCGTAAGCTCGAATCCGCCGGAACTCAGCGTATTTTATTAACCGAACGTGGGACAAGCTTTGGCTACAACACCTTAGTGGTCGATTTTCGTTCTTTGCCACAAATGCGCGAATTCGGATACCCTATTGTTTTTGATGCTACACACAGCGTTCAAATGCCTGGGGGACAAGGTAATAAATCCGGCGGACAGCGTCAATTTGTTCCTTATTTAGCGAGAGCTGCGACTGCGATCGGTATTGATGCTTTGTTCATGGAAATTCATGAGAACCCAGATACAGCGCCCAGCGACGGTCCAAACATGATTCCACTGGCACATTTAGAAACAGTGTTAAAACAAGTATTGAGTATTCGTAACGGTTTAGAAGTTGCTCCTACGGTGTGTTTTTCATGA